The Lycium ferocissimum isolate CSIRO_LF1 chromosome 1, AGI_CSIRO_Lferr_CH_V1, whole genome shotgun sequence genome includes a region encoding these proteins:
- the LOC132031413 gene encoding calcineurin B-like protein 7, whose protein sequence is MGCALMKQERIYEDQASLHTLLAAQTHFSLEDVKSLTELFRKLSCSICIDGFISREEFQLGLFRDNRKKSLFSDRMFNLFDSNNDGLIDFGEFIRTLSIFHPDASQAEKIAAAFKLYDIWQTGFIGREEVKELIFGLLYESELILTDDIVEAIIDKTIEEADSKGDGKIDIEEWNNFVAQNPSLLKNMTIPYLKDITAAFPSFVLNTEKDDEIYKDF, encoded by the exons atgGGCTGTGCTCTaatgaaacaagaaagaatatATGAAGATCAAGCTTCTCTTCATACTTTACTGGCAGCTCAGACACACT TTTCTTTGGAAGATGTCAAGTCTTTAACTGAACTCTTCAGAAAATTAAGCTGTTCTATTTGCATTGATGGCTTTATTAGCAGA GAAGAATTCCAGCTTGGATTATTCAGAGATAACAGAAAGAAATCTCTGTTTTCAGACAGG ATGTTCAATTTGTTTGACTCCAACAATGATGGGCTAATAGACTTTGGAGAATTTATCCGTACACTAAGCATCTTCCATCCTGATGCTTCTCAAGCAGAAAAGATTGCTg CTGCATTTAAACTATATGACATATGGCAAACTGGTTTTATTGGACGTGAAGAG GTAAAGGAGCTGATTTTTGGGCTATTATATGAGTCAGAATTGATACTCACTGATGATATAGTTGAAGCTATTATCGACAAG ACAATTGAAGAGGCAGATTCCAAAGGGGATGGAAAGATAGATATAGAAGAGTGGAATAATTTTGTAGCTCAAAATCCATCTTTATTGAAGAACATGACAATTCCATATCTGAA GGATATCACAGCCGCATTTCCAAGTTTTGTGCTGAATACAGAAAAGGATGATGAGATTTACAAGGATTTCTGA
- the LOC132060118 gene encoding uncharacterized protein LOC132060118 → MAAKPLTSEIIAFTEKKMDMTLDDIIKMSKTNTTKTKKQRVFNRSQKISNNIVQDKAAKIQRFMDTRSSMRQGLLARRRSNSQGDQFPLATEAARRAAVAPIRNRAFNRSRAVNVNKQRFGAPPVQKNAANSGRFIVKQQKLEVKPVSKQRPQTLDSLFANMKEQRTKMQSQQNNVPKRNGGRQHVAPWARGRFGN, encoded by the exons ATGGCAGCCAAACCACTGACGAGTGAGATTATTGCTTTTACAGAGAAGAAAATGGACATGACATTAG ATGATATCATCAAGATGTCCAAAACAAACACAACCAAAACTAAGAAGCAAAGAGTTTTT AATAGAAGCCAAAAAATTTCTAATAACATTGTTCAGGATAAAGCTGCTaagatacaaaggtttatggACACAAGATCATCTATGAGACAG GGGCTTCTTGCTCGAAGAAGATCAAATTCTCAGGGAGATCAGTTTCCTTTGGCAACTGAGGCAGCCAGAAGAGCAGCAGTTGCTCCTATTCGCAATAGGGCTTTCAATCGAAGCCGGGCAGTGAATGTAAATAAACAGAG GTTTGGGGCTCCTCCGGTTCAGAAGAATGCTGCAAATAGTGGCAGGTTTATTGTTAAG CAACAAAAGCTGGAAGTCAAGCCAGTGTCAAAGCAGAGACCTCAGACATTAGATTCCCTATTTGCAAATATGAAGGAACAGAGGACGAAGATGCAATCTCAGCAGAATAATGTGCCAAAGAGAAATGGAGGCAGACAGCATGTAGCGCCATGGGCTAGAGGGCGTTTTGGCAATTGA
- the LOC132031406 gene encoding nucleoside diphosphate kinase 3-like isoform X2 has product MNSQICRSASRATKSLLSAYSKQTSRAAAAAATVSLRGVVPSLVSYGRTESRNSSTSWISGILALPAAAYMLQEQEAHAAEMERTFIAIKPDGVQRGLISEILSRFERKGFKLVAIKIVVPSKDFAGKHYHDLKERPFFNGLCDFLSSGPVVAMVWEGEGVIKYGRKLIGATDPQKSEPGTIRGDLAVVVGRNIIHGSDGPETAKDEIKLWFKPEELVRYTSNDEKWIYGVN; this is encoded by the exons ATGAATTCTCAGATTTGCAGATCTGCTTCACGAGCTACCAAGTCCTTGTTATCTGCTTATTCTAAGCAGACTTCTCGTG CAGCGGCTGCAGCAGCCACAGTTTCTTTGAGAGGTGTTGTGCCTTCTCTAGTTTCATATGGCAGGACTGAGTCCCGAAATTCGTCTACAAGTTGGATTTCGGGAATCCTCGCCCTTCCTGCAGCAG CTTACATGCTCCAGGAGCAAGAAGCACATGCTGCCGAG ATGGAGCGCACCTTCATCGCCATAAAGCCAGATGGAGTGCAAAGGGGCTTG ATTTCAGAGATACTATCACGCTTTGAGCGCAAGGGTTTCAAGCTGGTCGCGATCAAAATTGTGGTTCCGTCTAAGGATTTTGCCGGAAAGCATTATCATGACCTGAAAGAGAGACCATTTTTTAATGGCCTATGTGATTTCCTCAGCTCCGGCCCTGTCGTAGCAATG GTTTGGGAAGGCGAGGGAGTGATTAAATACGGACGGAAGCTTATCGGAGCTACAGATCCGCAAAAATCAGAACCTGGAACAATTAGAGGTGATTTAGCTGTTGTAGTCGGAAG GAACATTATCCACGGGAGCGATGGACCTGAGACTGCCAAGGATGAGATCAAACTATGGTTCAAACCAGAAGAGTTGGTTAGATACACAAGTAATGACGAGAAGTGGATATACGGTGTGAACTGA
- the LOC132031406 gene encoding nucleoside diphosphate kinase 3-like isoform X1, whose product MNSQICRSASRATKSLLSAYSKQTSRGGRAAAAAATVSLRGVVPSLVSYGRTESRNSSTSWISGILALPAAAYMLQEQEAHAAEMERTFIAIKPDGVQRGLISEILSRFERKGFKLVAIKIVVPSKDFAGKHYHDLKERPFFNGLCDFLSSGPVVAMVWEGEGVIKYGRKLIGATDPQKSEPGTIRGDLAVVVGRNIIHGSDGPETAKDEIKLWFKPEELVRYTSNDEKWIYGVN is encoded by the exons ATGAATTCTCAGATTTGCAGATCTGCTTCACGAGCTACCAAGTCCTTGTTATCTGCTTATTCTAAGCAGACTTCTCGTG GGGGACGAGCAGCGGCTGCAGCAGCCACAGTTTCTTTGAGAGGTGTTGTGCCTTCTCTAGTTTCATATGGCAGGACTGAGTCCCGAAATTCGTCTACAAGTTGGATTTCGGGAATCCTCGCCCTTCCTGCAGCAG CTTACATGCTCCAGGAGCAAGAAGCACATGCTGCCGAG ATGGAGCGCACCTTCATCGCCATAAAGCCAGATGGAGTGCAAAGGGGCTTG ATTTCAGAGATACTATCACGCTTTGAGCGCAAGGGTTTCAAGCTGGTCGCGATCAAAATTGTGGTTCCGTCTAAGGATTTTGCCGGAAAGCATTATCATGACCTGAAAGAGAGACCATTTTTTAATGGCCTATGTGATTTCCTCAGCTCCGGCCCTGTCGTAGCAATG GTTTGGGAAGGCGAGGGAGTGATTAAATACGGACGGAAGCTTATCGGAGCTACAGATCCGCAAAAATCAGAACCTGGAACAATTAGAGGTGATTTAGCTGTTGTAGTCGGAAG GAACATTATCCACGGGAGCGATGGACCTGAGACTGCCAAGGATGAGATCAAACTATGGTTCAAACCAGAAGAGTTGGTTAGATACACAAGTAATGACGAGAAGTGGATATACGGTGTGAACTGA
- the LOC132060129 gene encoding uncharacterized protein LOC132060129: protein MGNCNCSMKAVTDSRKSDLNFARVMTDSGEILNLKGPKLVRQVLNEFPGYNIFSSNRLSSPLHDQELLLDGQFYYLLPVIEKEKEPILEEEKIEPIRVSSSLTKGSAMEVLPAQREGVWRVKLIINPQQLEEIFSEEGNTEALIEQMRIAANTSSTTKHKRSTSCGVNWKSTLPSVFKLPNDKQNKILALDQSSTNSPR from the exons ATGGGGAACTGCAATTGTTCTATGAAAGCAGTAACAGATTCAAGAAAATCAGATTTAAATTTTGCTCGTGTTATGACAGATTCAGGTGAAATTTTAAACCTTAAAGGTCCCAAATTAGTTCGACAAGTCCTAAATGAATTCCCAGGTTACAATATTTTCAGTTCAAATCGTTTGTCTTCACCATTACATGATCAAGAATTGCTTCTTGATGGACAATTTTACTATCTTCTCCCtgtaattgaaaaagaaaaagagcccattttagaagaagaaaaaatagagCCAATTCGAGTTTCGTCAAGCTTGACGAAAGGGTCAGCTATGGAAGTTTTGCCGGCTCAACGAGAAG GTGTTTGGAGAGTGAAGCTAATTATCAATCCCCAACAACTCGAGGAAATCTTTTCAGAGGAAGGGAATACAGAGGCCTTAATTGAGCAAATGAGAATAGCTGCAAATACAAGTTCAACTACAAAGCACAAAAGGAGTACCTCTTGTGGAGTAAATTGGAAATCTACTCTTCCTAGTGTATTTAAACTGCCCAATGACAAGCAAAATAAAATACTTGCATTGGACCAGTCTTCCACCAACAGCCCTAGATGA